Genomic window (Chrysiogenia bacterium):
AGGCCAAGGACCCCTACACCGGCGGCCATGCCGACCGCGTGCGCAAATACTGCCGCATGATGTCGGACCTGACCGACCTCGACGAAGAAACCAAGCTCCGCGTGGAAAGCGCCGCGCTCCTGCACGACATCGGCAAGCTCGGCGTCTCCGACTACGTGCTCCAGAAGAAGGGGCCGCTCACGGCTGATGAGCGTGACCAGATCATGGAGCATCCCAGCATCGGCGACCGCATCCTCTCGGAAGTGCCCTCGCTGGCGGCCGAGCGGCTGTGGGTCTACGAGCACCACGAGCGCTGGGACGGCAGCGGCTATCCGCGCGGCATCGGCGGCGAGGAGATCTCGCTTCCCGGCCGCATCCTCATTCTTGTCGAGGTCTACGACGCCCTGGCCACCAAGCGCAGCTACAAGGACGCCTGGCCCGCGGAGATGATCCACGAACACTTCTCCGAGGGAAGCGGCAAGATCTACGATCCGGTCACCACCGAACTCTTCCTGGAGCTCTTCCACAAGAAGCTCGCGCAGTCGAAAGCCTCCTGAAACAAGACGGGACATGAGACCTGCCGCTGGTTTGCGCCGGCGCTGCGGGGCGAGTAAACCATGGCCGCGCCGCACCCGCGGCCGCCTCCAAGGAGCCCGACCATGGACTGGTCCCTCGATAGCCTGAATCTCTGGATCCACCTGCTGGGGACCGCGTTCTGCTTCGGCGGCTCGGTCTTCGTGGCTTTCTATTTCCTGCCCAACCAGCCCGAGACCCTTGAGCCGGGGCCGCTGCTCACGGCCAAGGTGGAGACTTTCCGGGCCTGGCTCTATGCCAACCTCATGGCGATGATGATCACGTTCATGACTGGCGTGTTCAACCTGCTCAAGTACAAGGAAGCCTGGGGCACCGATTACTTCTCCGCAGTGTGGAGCATCCTGATGCCCAAGTTCTTCTTCGTGCTGCTCTTTGTGCTGATGTGCGCGATGGCGGCGATGGGGCTGGGGATGAAATACATCCGCATCGCCACGGGCCTGATCGAGGTCGATGACGTGCCCGCGATGCTGGCGAAGTACGAGAAGAAGCTCTGGCGTATCCACATCGTGCTGGCGGTGCTGGTCGCCATTACCTCCTTCTTCGGCCTGCAGATCGTCAAGCTGATCCGGACCTGACCGGCCCAGCGGCCCGGGGCTGTCCCGGCAGGGAGCCCGCGGCGCTTGCATTGGCGCGCGGCGCGCGAAAAGCTCTCAGGCGGAGAGCGCAATGAGTGACCTCAACACAGATGCCATCCTGCTGTTCGCGCACGGATCGCGGGCCCCCGATCTCAAGATCGAGCTGGGTCACGTGGCCGAGCTCGTAAAAGCCTCAACGGGCGTCCCCATCGTGGAGATGGCCTTCCTGGAACTGGCAGAGCCGGACATGCACTTTGGCGTGAAGACCTGCGTGGGGCAGGGGGCCAAGCGGGTGACCGTCGTGCCCTACCTGCTCAACGTCGGCAACCACTTGCGCCGCGACCTGCCCAGCCTGATTGCCGAGGTCCGCAAGGCCTTTCCCGATACCGAAATTCTGATGGCCCCGCACCTGGGAGCCGACCAGCTTCTGGCCGACCTGGTGGCCAAGCGCGCGGGGCAGGCAAAGTCCGGCGAAGACCCGATTTGAGCGATTTTCAGCGCTGATTTGCGCCGGGGCAGCCCCGTCTTGCTCGCCCGGGCGGGTGCCCGCTATGGTGGCCCCCTGCCCGGGGCGACTCGCACAATTTCAGTGAGAAATCCCGGCGATTGCCGATGCAGGTGGCCGCGGCTGGTGGTGAGCCGGGGCCGATTTTTTAAAGAGTCTGGAGAGTCTCATGGACGTCAATGAAATGGATGAGGTCGACAAGGCCCTGACCACGCTGATTCAGGACGAGTTTCCCCTCGTCGAGGATCCCTATACCGAGCTGGCAAAGCGCGGCGGGCTCGACGTGTCCGGTGAGGAAGTGCGGCAGCGCCTGGAGAAGCTCAAGAAGGCCAAGGTGATTCGCCAGATCAGCGCGATCTTCGACTCGCGCAACATGGGCTACAAGAGCTCGCTCGTGGCGGTAAAAGCCAAGCCCGACGAGATCGAAAAGGTCGCCAAGTTCATCAACCGGCATCCGGGCGTCTCGCACAACTACAAGCGCGAGCACGAGTTCAATATCTGGTACACGGTGGCCGTCCCTCCGGGCGAAGACCTCGAAAAACACGTCAACGCCCTGCACGAGAAGTCCGGCGCGCTGGTGACCCGCATCCTTCCCACGCTCAAGCTCTACAAGATCGGCGTGAAGCTCAATCTCAACGATACCTCTCCCGAAGCAGCGACGCAGAAGGAAAAAGAGGGCGGCGTGTGGAACAAGCATCTCAAGGAAGCGGTTGAGATGAGCAAGGACGACATCGCCGCGGTGCGCGTGCTCCAGCCCGATCTGGAGATGATTCCCGAGCCCTTCAAGCCGCTGGCCGAGAAGATGGGCGTCTCCCAGCAGGAGCTCTTCGCCAAGGCCAAAGAGCTGCAGGAGCGCGCCGTGCTTCGTCGCTACGCGGGCATCCTTCATCATCGCAAGGCCGGTTTCCGCTCCAACGGTATGGGCGTGTGGGCCGTTCCCGAGGAAACCGTGGACGAGATGGGCAACAAGATGGCCCAGTTCAAGATCGTCTCCCACTGCTACCGCCGCCCCGTTTACGAGGACTGGCGCTACAACCTCTTCACCATGGTTCACGGCGAGAGCGACGATGATTGCCGCGAGATGATTCGTCGCATGTCGGAGGATACGGGCCTGACCGACTATGACGTTCTATTCTCCGTGGTGGAATTCAAGAAGACCCGCGTGGAATACTTCGAAGAAGAAGACTTCGGCTGGCTCTTTGACGGCGAAGCTGCCTGAACCCGGCGCAGCCCGC
Coding sequences:
- a CDS encoding CbiX/SirB N-terminal domain-containing protein translates to MSDLNTDAILLFAHGSRAPDLKIELGHVAELVKASTGVPIVEMAFLELAEPDMHFGVKTCVGQGAKRVTVVPYLLNVGNHLRRDLPSLIAEVRKAFPDTEILMAPHLGADQLLADLVAKRAGQAKSGEDPI
- a CDS encoding Lrp/AsnC family transcriptional regulator, translated to MDVNEMDEVDKALTTLIQDEFPLVEDPYTELAKRGGLDVSGEEVRQRLEKLKKAKVIRQISAIFDSRNMGYKSSLVAVKAKPDEIEKVAKFINRHPGVSHNYKREHEFNIWYTVAVPPGEDLEKHVNALHEKSGALVTRILPTLKLYKIGVKLNLNDTSPEAATQKEKEGGVWNKHLKEAVEMSKDDIAAVRVLQPDLEMIPEPFKPLAEKMGVSQQELFAKAKELQERAVLRRYAGILHHRKAGFRSNGMGVWAVPEETVDEMGNKMAQFKIVSHCYRRPVYEDWRYNLFTMVHGESDDDCREMIRRMSEDTGLTDYDVLFSVVEFKKTRVEYFEEEDFGWLFDGEAA